The Salarias fasciatus chromosome 12, fSalaFa1.1, whole genome shotgun sequence DNA segment AGTGTGAGAGTTTGTTTGCTTCTCgttgtgtttgccctgtgatagACCCCATGACTCTGAACTGGATAAATCagaggaaggatggatgaatgaaacaCTGCCTGAAGTTATTTTTATACAGCTCATATTCACAACTTGTTCCTCATTAAGATCCATGCTCTTCTTCATACACCCTGGAGATCATGATCATCTACAGGAGGCTGACGGGggcagctgctctcctctccctctgtggCGTCTGGTACTTCTCACCCCAACAGGAAGACGTAGTGTTGACTGCGATCCGGCTACGTCAGGATCTGTGTTCATTATTAATCTTTTCTTCAGGCAGCTCtgcttccctccctctcctctgggGCACTGTGTGTTGTCATGCCACGAGGTTTGCTTCATTCCACCTTCGTTCACtccctttttctcttcttcctctaacTTATATGAGTGGCAAATGTTTTGAACCCATAAGGCTGAGATGAGCCAGCTGTTGAAATTCTTGGGACAAACatgctcagttttttttctgacactCACATTCTGCACACACTAATATACTGATGGTTGTCAATTTGATGCTTGTGCACCTGACTGGTTCGTGACCAGAATGAAGAAATCAGAATATAGAAGGTTCCTGACCTCTCACTGGAGCTTCAGTGTAAACCTTTAACTGTCTATAAACGTTACCAGTATGAATCAAACATAATAgcttgtgtgtgaatgtgtgtgcgtgtgactgTCTATGTGTTTGACCCCTGATGGACAACCGGTTTAGATGCACCTCTGTCCACATTCAGCTGGGATCAAAGCCCCACCCtcagagggatggatggagtttTGCTCACACTTCTACAAAAACGCTCAATTACTTGTTAATTTCTTATAATATAAAATCCAGATTTTAATTTCCTGCAGCTGTATGTTTTGGGGGTAAAACTTTAAGTCAAACCAACTTAAAATATTCAACCACAATGGCCTCTGGAGAGTTTACGCCAAACTTTTGTATGAGGACAAAACGTATCTTTTCATTGCTACACCTGCCCCCTGCCTACttttttcctgaataaaatTTCTCTTTTATCTTCcaacaacatgaacacacactgttgAACCTCAACAAGAGCTCAGGTTCTTGTTGTTTGCTGTCTTTTATTCTAAGTAAAAAAATTAGTacaattaaattatttttctttgttggcACTTCTGTAATGTCATGTGACCTCAATATAAATTGAGTCTCAGCTGTGTTTATAATAAAACCTTCAGTTTATTAGTTTTTGTGGAGCCCTTTTTAAAGTCTCATCAGGAAAGATTTAAGCGCTGCCTGTTATCAGGAACCAGTCCTTCACCGTCTTTTAACAGGCTCGTGGTTCTCCTTGCGCTGTGCGGCATTATAAAGCTTGTCTGATGGGACTGAGACCCAGCGCACTGACTGAGAAGAGGGAGGATGACTGGAGGTTTTGAGGTGCGGCGGTCTTATTGAGCAGCTGGACATCTGGGTCTCATCAGAGAAGAGGGATGAGGGGGGTGAATGGAGTTAAAAAGGATTCAAAAAAAGGGACAGATGTGGGTTTTGAGAACAAGTGAGAGTAGGAGACAAAGTGATAATGAAAGAGGAAGATAAAACAATTTGGGTGAGTGGGTCTGATAGCTCTTTTGTTGTGGAACCCTAAAACGGGATCACAAATCAGGGAGGCTGACAGGAAAAGCAGAGGAATGCCGTTCTGAGAAGCAAGACGGTGGACCATTATCTCACTGTAACAAGAGAGACTGCAGATTGGCTGCGAAGCTGGGAGATAAAAGTGACGATAACGGATTCACAGTCAGTGTATGAAGCTCTGCCAGCGGCCAGGAAAATTATCCTGCCTGGCACAAACTTTCCAATGTCTGAATGCTTCCACTGTATACAGTTTTTAAACCATAGCTACATTGTAGGATGTTTCTATCACAGTGTGGAACATTTTCTGCATACCTTGTTGAACAGATATTTAcaagaaagcacaaagaatgTAAACTTGCACCCTGAAATATTAGTTTtgtctgactttattttttttccagttgagcTCCTTTCAGTTCTTGTGGAGCAAATGAGCACAGattaatttaaaaagcaaagagaaatgTGAATTGTGATTTGTGTAACATTACATAACGAACAGTTGGAAAATTAAGATAATTTAAGAGGACCtactgtatatatgtatattttatatatattaccATGCAGACAGATCTGTGtatcaaaaacacaacatgctgACATCGAGCGCCATTTGTTTCCTGTattggggtcaaaggtcaaaggtggTGGCATGGCTTTCGCCTTTCTCGCCCACAATGCAAATGACGGCGAGTGTGCTAGCCTGTCGGAGGAGTTATCATGTGGGTGGTGGGACTGCTGCACTGGTGGTGCCAGAAGCACAGTGGGGGGCCGCCACTGTTTGGTAATTGCTTTTTGACCTCTGGTGGCTTAAGGTCAACAGGCTGAGACTGCCAGACAGGGTttcagccctgtgtgtgtgtgcgagagagagagagagagtcagtgTCCATCAAAGAGGCTGATCCGTTCCCTTTGGGTGCGGGAACCGGCCGACCCTCCAGGCTTCACCGCTCACTTGTGTTTTTCCCCTCAGAAACCAGAAAACAGCAGCTCAGAAACTTCCCAGTGAACGTCAGAGGATGTTTAGGAGGGAAGGAAAGGCGAGCAGACAGGACAGGGAtaagaggaggcggaggaagcGGCGGTAGGAAGTCTGTAGGGTGGTAGTGTCTGATTCCATCACATGCCTGAAGTAATCTTTCAAGAAAGGCCGCGTCTCGAGACACGCTCGCAGAGCCAAATGTGCACGTCTGTGTGTTTTAGGGTGACGGCCAAGGGTGGAACAAGCCCGACTTGGAGGGTTTATCCAGCTGAAacagttttctgtgtgtgtgtgtgtgtgtgtgtgtgtgtgtgtgtgtgtgtgtgtgtgtgtgtgtgtgtgtggtgatctGGGAAAGGCGAGTGTCAGGTGGGCAGCACTAATGTGCAGGAATGCAGAGATTCCACAGTGGCTTTGTGGATCGGCTGTGTCACTGATGCTGCCAGGCCCCCCTCTGAAACCCCAACTGGACCATGGGAATGAAATCGAACAGGCGGCACCTTGAAAgccttctctccctctttctccggTTCACACACTCgccagactcacacacacacacatacacacagtgtgTGATATAAGTGTGCATGATGAAGATAGAGTGAGGTAGACTGAATGGCGGGGGTTTAGATTCACTTATGGTATTTTTATCTCCGTTTCCCCCTCATTTGTTATTGACTTATAGTTTCAGTCTGTCTTATTATGCTCCTCTTGTggtctgcttttattttctacaaAAACCAGAACTATAATAGAAGAAAGAAGTAACACACCACAAACATCACATCAAAGCTTCTtctgtgcatgttttcattAATTACAGAGCCTTGCTGCTTTCTGTTTATCGTGTTTATGAAGTGTGCACTTCCTCCCTGTTAAATATCTATCACTATTAGATCTGTGTGTTGGACAGGGCTTGATTACCACTGGAGTCTCTTGACTTTGATCTGAGCAGCCATCTCAGTAATACGGCTTCCTCTCACTCTGATGTAATTGGCTAAATCAGCACGCTGAAGGGGGAAGCCTGATTACGGCTACTGCTGTGTTTATGTGGTGTGCTGTGCtcatgggtgtgtttgtgtgtgtgtgtgagagtttgaGTGTGGTGTAAATGGAAACCAGAGAGAACAGGATGCAGAATTAGCCTCTTATTTAAAAGCCGCCCCccctactcacacacacaggcacacacacacacacacacacacacacacacacacacacacacacacacacacacacacacacacacacacacacacacacacacacacacacacacacacacacacacacacaccccatgtTTTGGACTTCCTGAGTCTGGGGTTTAGTTTGATCTGACATAAGTAGATGGTAATGACCCAGCCGCTTGTTTCCACCTGCCCACCTGGGTAAATGCTCCGTGCATCATTATGCAAGCCTGTATCAGGGTGTGTGCTGCAGCTCACACTTGAAGCTGTGCACTTCAGCATGACAGCAAAGATTAGGGGAAAGTTTCCCACTTCCTCTGGGTTAAAGAGTAATTCATTATCCTAATTAGAATGGTTGTTACTCCAGCACAGCTCGGGAGACCTCGCCTGGTATTTTTCTTGTGACACAACTTATGTTCTCGATGTTTGCCTTCTGCTGATCTCTCAATTCCCTTGCCTCCCCAGCAGCCATTGACTGTGTGGTGGGGTCTTGGGGTCCCTGGTCGCCATGTACGTCTCCATGCGGGGTCGGCAGCACAGAGAGGAGTCGCCAAGTATCCGTTCCCCCTAGAAACGGCGGCGCGCCCTGTCCTGATCTCAAACAGCGTCGCGGTTGCTTTGGTAACAATGCTATTTGCAGTACAGCGAAAGGTGAGACCCTTACTTTGTCCTGCGTGCCTCTGCACGCGTGGATTTATGCATGCGTGCACTCCTCAGAACTGTGTTACATATTAACTCGGTGTTTCTACATTCTCTGGCATTCCTCCGGTTAACTGCTTTACTTTAAACAGCACGTTTGCACACATCTGTTGCGAGGCATTATCTGTCCAGCTGCACTGTTTCAACACCTCTGTTACAGGTCTTACTGTTGAGTCACTTCTCTGTTCATAACGATAATAAAATAAGATTTCCAAGGAAAAGAGTTCCcaggaaaactgaactttgatTCAGACTGAGTCACAGGATAAGCTGCAACAGATGAATTGTGGATGTGTATTTAAAAGGAAAGGGACTGATGCACTTCTCTGGTTTGTATTTTACTGTCTGTCCCCATCCTGACATAAGAGGTGGCAAAGATCCTGCCCGATTCTTTCAAGAGGAATTTCAAGGACCCTTGGAGGCGACCACACATGCtgatgaaggaggagaaggccaGGTAAATCCACAACACCCGACTGCCAGCCACcagctttgttttcatctgcagTGACGGCTGTCAGCGCAGgtgggaggggggctgcagctGAAGTGTGTGTACCACTGaacgagtgtgtttgtgtccattGCTACAAATACTTTAGATTGCAGTTTAATATTAGAAGTGCCATCTATGAAATCTTTCCATCCATGTGTCTTCCAGACAGACTGACAATCCTCCACCGATCTTTGGGGCAATCAGAGCCACCAAATAACCCGAAAAGCCTCATTAAAGGAAACAGTTAAAGCACTAATGCCTGCCCAGGGAGAATATGTCCAGAAAACTTGAACCTGAGACTCGATGACAACATCTCAAATAATGCTCAAACTCATTCCAGCTCTGGCAAAAACCTCTTTCAGTCTCTCCAAGCTCCGATCCAACTGGATCTAACTTGAAGCTCAGTTCCTCTTTATTGAGCTTAAAGGTCAGATTTCACCTCATCCTCCACAGGATTATAGTGCAGATCATGGTCAAGGTTGCTCCAGCATGCAAAGCCTCGAAGCCGCATGGCCCGTGTAACCTGAACTTGTTCTTTGAATATGCGGATCATTTGCTGACCTTTACTGATAAGGCAACCATACTCAGTGTAAGATGTGACCCCGCCCCCCGCACAGACGTCATCTTTAACCTCAGCTGATTGCAGATGTTTCCAGAGTTGGAAAATTTAGAGATGAGAGAAGAAAATCGTGGCTGCTTTCCAGACAGGCCACACTCTTCTCCACACTGATTAAAATGGACATGggatctttttgttttgactgaaacacAAAGCATCAGGGGACCTGAGACACATGACTCATAAATGTTAAAAGGTTGGAGAGAGAGCGATATCAGACTAACATCTGGTGTCTTGATGGCGGAGTCATGGGAACTGACCTGTGAATTCAGGGCTTACAGTCACATTTAATATCTTTTTGTGTGCAGCATGCGAGCGTCATAGTGAAAATCTGAATGAGTTATACTCCATGTTAAGGTTAAACAAATGGAAGTTGTCCTTTAGCCTCATGCAGTTCATTTACAGAGGCTTAACATGAACCAATGGGAATATCTTTGAGGAATTAATAACACGGCATTTTTAGTGGAATGAACAAGGATTTAAAGCATTTGAGATTAGGTTTTGCAGACTGGATAACCTCCAGCCTAATTAGGGGAGGGAATAAATCAAATCCCCCTTAAACAAGAGCATGTGTGCACAGTTCCACAAGCCCCATTGTCATACTGAAATAATCCCAAAGGTAAATGTCTGTGGAAATCCCACACAGTCATTTTCTTATAATTATCAATTCTTGATTTCATTGCATaaaaaaaggcaagaaaaatctgtccttcatttctgtctttgattCCTTTGAAAAGTcaaatccaaacagagaaaagaaactgaagcttcatgttttctctgacaaaCCGGCCCAGTGGGGATTCTGTTTTGCCACAGCTGACTGAATCAGAGACCAAATAAATAGTGGAGTGAAGTTCAAAGTGGCTGCCAGAGAACACAGTGATGATAAAATGAGGACTTTATTGTTGTTGCCATTGTGCAGCCTGAGCTGTGTTGATGTTAGGGTAGTGCAGGTGACTGATTCGGCTGGATCACCTTCAAACGGAGCAAATCTCTTATTGGCAAGTTTGTATTTTTGCCTTGTTATAGTACTCGCCGGTTTGGATTGTGACTTGGCTTTCGCCCAAGCTGTGCTGTATCGTTTTAggcgagagagaggaggagagaggcctTGGTGGGATTGTCTGAATCTGCACTGTGCCTCGTAATCTTTCTTTGGACATTTTCCattctgttgtttattttaagATGCACTGGCATTTCTGAACCAATGACTGACCACTCCAAAGAACAAAGTTTTGGAGCTTTAGTGTTTGCATAATATTTAGCCCAGAATTGTGTCATTTCATATTTGGACTCCTACATTTTTTCCTGATTTATCAACTAATTATGACAGAAATTGCACTAAATCAATGATCTGATATCGTCTCTTTCTCTCGCCTTCTTTATTCCATGCTTGCAGTTACTGCGTGTACCTGCGGGTGAAGCAGGCCAGCACAGCGTGTAAACTCAAACTGTGGAGCGCTCACCTGGTGAGAGAGAGGCTGGTCTGTGCCGAGTGTCAGAGTGCCGCCATGTCGAAGACGGATCGCTGCGGAGGCGACGGACTCGAGACCACCAGGTGAAGAAAACAATGAGAATGCATGATGGCTAAACAAAGACATTCACAATTGATTGGAGAGCAAACAATTTTCACACtgcttgaaataaaataattttcatCAATATATAGTGAAAAGAACCTTAAATTGAAATGATGACTTTTGCTTTGTTGTAACTGTTACAATCCTGCATGTGCTTCCTCGTGTTTTCCAGAACGTTCTGGGCAGCGGCGTCGGTCCCTGGCTGTCACGGCTCCTGGGTGCGGGAGTCGTCCTCCGAGCGCTGCCGGTGTCCTCCCTACTCTGTGCTCTTCGTGTGAGCCGACATGCGACCCTCGCTCCTGCCCAGAAACAAGACTTCCCCCCCTCACATCCTCTTGCTAGATGTGGAGAGACCTGCCAGCCATCCAGACCCTCCGATCCAGAATGCTGGATGGGTAACTCAAGGAGATCAGCAGCATCCGGCCACGTTTCCCTCTCACCTCACACTCTGCACTGTACACCCTCTTCCTGAGCACGCAGAAACCCTTGCATTTCACTTCAGATTTTTACAGCCACGTAACTTTCTCCTCCAAAGCACAGCAGCATCTGTATGCCTTTTTACCTCCGAATCTTTGCTATCTACCTCCATCAATGCAAGTGCATTTGCTAATgcataatatataaatatataaatatattatttttgctttataCATTTTCTACTTATGATTGTCTATGTGTAATGTATATGTATCGTTATTGCTACATTTATTTGCATCAAACACAAGCTTCTGAACACCCAGTTTGAGCTCCAATCCAAAAGGACCGAAGGTTGGAAATGCTCAGAATTGATTTGTCCAAGTTGTATCCACTCCCAAAAACCTTTAGTCATGTCCTGAACTTTTCTCCCCAAACGATATTTCTTTTCAGTAAAAGTAACTCCACCAGCCAGAGTAAGTAAATATCAGGAAATGATTCTCAGGTCTTAagatttgtgtctttgtgtttccacGACCGTTCCCCCTTCATGTTAGCCtcttctgatgtttttattttagcagTATCACTCGTTTAGATGTAAAATTGtaagagaggaaacagagccatATAAGAGATTTTCAGCTTGgttctctctgtcctctgagtCTGAGACTGAAAGAAGAAAGCTACGTGACCCTCCCTGTCGGCTCCGCTCAGAGGGGAGTTTTATCAGCAGACCATCATCCAATATAAATATCACACGCAGCCAACTTACTCCTATCTTATTAATTAACAGAAACTCCCCACAGCTCCACTTCCTTTCGTTCTCTGTTCCTGTAGCCCCAGCTGACTCCATGTTTTCTTGAAGTAAGATCACAGATTAACCACAGCGGTGCCTTCCGAAACCCAAAAGGAGGAATTGACTGAATGgcacatttcacacacttttttttattcttaccACTGTGCAGTCCCAGTGAGGGGCGGTTACTTCTTCTCTCccgtgtctgtgtttgtgtgtttatttattataaaaactGGTGATGACTTTATTAGTGCAACACAGCGTAATCTGTACCTTGTCCATTAGAGCAAATAAACTACTATACCATCGGCTTGTCaggttttcagctttttaaattTCAGAGGAAGAAAATCTCTTCTTcaccaataataataacaaaaaaaatcaaatatttaacttgtgcaatgactaccAAACTGACAAGTACATCCCACAGCGTTCACATGCAGTATTTTATAGTTTCAAACATGTGACCATTAACATGCTTCTGTTGCATTCTTGGCATTTTTCTCAGAATGTATAAACGGGATGACGACAAACAAAATGTCACTGATGTGTATAATCATGCTTTTGAGTCGCATTCTCCTGTAATTTGAGGACTGTACCCGTGATGTAACCTGCAGAAACCACATGTAAACAGAGCGAACACGAGGCCACGGACACACCGGACAGCTCACACCTCGTGCGAGAACATCTCCTGCCAGGATGTGTTTAGGTTTAATCGGCAGAGAGCCAGAAATACCTGTGGCTGTAGGTTACCTGGAGATACTGGGACCGTGACTCGAAACACAAATTAGAGGCATCTTCTGCTCTTCATATGTTGTGATTTGCAAAATGTATTTCTAAATTTATTTTGGATTTGTCAGGTTTTTAGCAAACTGTCTTCTCTTCAATAACAGATTGTGTAACCAGAGAGCTAAAAAGAGGGAGGGTGATCTAACCCTTTCTTGGCTGGGGGGAATGTATTGGGTAACCTGCACATTTTATCCAAGTGCTTCCTAACAATAGCAGATTGGCAGCCACATAATGCAGTATTTCACAGTTTTGATAAATATTACAATATGTTCCTACCTTTGTAGATTTCTAACACTTTGGCATGGCACATCTGGTTTACACCTCTCATGAGATTATTAATCTGTgatgacacattttacacaaaaacCTTCACAGTAATTCAAATTTTAACATGTGCTtagtaaaaacacatttacagaaaTTTGAGAATCATGAAAATTCATTGCAGTGTAGAAAAGTCATATGTTTAAGctgtaaaaagtaaaaagaaatgtggttttattcagtttaatACATTCTGACACATTTTTACATATCAAAACAAGACATATGGGTATTTTACTGACTTGAAAAGGTTTTGAAACAttccaaaagttaaaaaaatagtcttgttgaaacacctcagggaACATTCGTTTTCCAAATATTTCAGTGAGTGAACTGTGGAAGATTAAAGATTCTTTTCAGGTTGCACAATTTACAGAGGCCATGTGGCTTGaccttgaattaaaaaaaaacaaacaaaaacactgtgtTAGTCAAAGAAAATGCACGCTCTTGTTAGGTTTGGAGACGGAAGTCATCAACGTATGTAAAGGCTTAAGGTGAGTTTTAGCAGTTCTCAGAAATCAGCACGTAAAACTTCAGTCCCCAGAGATTCATACacggctgtttgttttctcctcaaCTTGAACTTCACCTCCTCGCTGAatctcctcagcctccctccccTTGCTCCTCCGCTCTCcgccctccttcctctcccccGGCTCGCCGCCAAACTCCCCTTCGTCAGCACaactctttattttctctgaCTACAACAGTGGCAATAGACCGCTGTCAGCCTGACGGCCCGTCCCCTCCGCTGCCCTGCTTGCTGCTGCTAACCCGCTTTCCAAAGGGCAGGAAGGCCCGTCCCTGGCCCGGTGCCTGATGGGCTCCGACAGCAGTGTGTTCTGGGATTACGGCCTCTGAAAAGGGGGGCATTCCAAACCCTGGCGGGCTTTTGTCACAGCACGACCGCTGTTTGCTTTTGACAAGACAGCTGTTCAAAGCCCGCCCCGGCCCCCTCGCATGAAGGGAAGGGATCCAGAGGTGACTTCCGTTTAGCGGCGGCGTCGGTGGGTGTGTGGTTGACACCTCAGCCTCAGGTCCCATCTTCAGCAAAAACAAGCGTGACCTCCGGCTGGCTGAAACTGTGCAACTCACACATGCTGTGAGTCAAACATTCAGTATTGTTCCAGTAAATTTCAGCTTGGGTAATAGGTTTCACTTTCTTTCATCCAAATAAAGACATAGATGATTAAAGGATGAAATATGATCTGTAAAATCTGCTCAGACGGTCAAAAGTCACTGGTTTCCATGCTGGGGTCTGAGGCTTAAAAAGGAGGGCACCAGAGATCACAGCAGGGGCCAGAGGTTTTGTCTGCTCTGGAGTTGTTAAAAATAGATTTGCACAAGTCAgagaaaaccacaaaaagacacttcctgtccagagCAGACTGGAGCAACTCAACAGTTCTTTTTGTTGATACTTGTGTTGGAGAGAGTGGGTGTGTCCACCAGTGTTTGTCTTGACTTTaatgtttctgcagctcagattgAAGAGGGGAGAGGCTTTCTTCAAGGAACCTTGGACTCTGGGAATCCCCATTCATCCATATGACGATTCATATCTTACTATTGATCATTTGTTTGTTGACCACAAAAGAAAGAGTTAAACATAAAGGATCACAAAAATGGATTTTGGCTCAGACATGTAGAGGCCTCTCTCAGTTTGGGTACCCCTCTTTTTGGCCACCCCATTGCTTCTGGGAGACTTGTACTGTAATTAGCAAGTCTTCCTAATGACTGCTTGTCGGCTGTGTCGGAGCAGCTGGTCCGGTCCAGAGGAATGATAATGAATGGTCGCCTCAACACGAGGACCTGACGGACACACAGTAGCACAGATGGTACACAACACACTTGCTGTTGTAAACGCTCATGCATGCTCATTTAAGAGGAAAAATGCATCAGTTTATGATAGTCATGCAACATTGGAACACAGATTATTAAAGGGCTTTCAGTGTGGggaaagtcaaacaaaaacCTTTCTCGGTTCTGGACAAAATGAACTTAATACTGTCCCAACAAACAATATTCACCCACTCAGGAGTGGCTTTTTAGCTAAAAGTAAGTTAATGATATTTGAAAGCTGATGCTCAGCAGACACTCCTCTGAATGGACTTGTGCTGCTGATTGGGATAATTAAAagattaacataaaaaaaaacttaatataCCAGTGGCTTTCAGTACAAATAATGTTGCATCTCTCCAGCATACAGAGAGCAAAACACATAAATCCAGAAACAtgttggaggaaaacagagactTGAAATGACACTTGTGTTCATGTGTTCCCAGTGACCCCCGTTTTAGATTCTCATATAAAAATTTTATtgttcattaaaaacacattggCTACATTGGAATGTAACATGGAAACTATTTAATGATTATCAGTTGGTTTTGCAAGTTCGCTCCTCTGGCGCCACGTTGTGGTGCTTTTGGCTCCCTGCTACACAGAGGAAATCATTTCTCAGAGAGGTGAAGATCCCCAGACAGAAGACTTTATTGGGCCTGATTACAATACATGGATTACATGTCAAAATAACAACGTAACCATGAAAGATTCTTTTGCTGTCGATTACCTCGGAAAAAAGGCTCCAACAAAACCTGTCACAGTGGCTCAACTCGTAACTGAAGATGTGAAATACTGATTAGAAGAATGGAAAAACTCCTTCTGTTTCTTACTTTTTAATATATTCACAGCTCACTTATTCACATTATCCATGCTGTACAATAATTAAACCAATCTGCAGTGAATACATATAAAAGATTTATGCAAAGCTCTTGAGCACTGAAGACTGAACACATAaacaaaatgaagcagaaaCTAAACGTATGTCTACTGTACATACATATTACATGTAAGGCAAATGTGCTTGAGTTAGGCTTGTTTGTGTCTACAAACAGATATAGTGCAAGGTACAATGTTGGAGTTTGCACTGACATTTGaataatatgcaaaaaaaatctttttctttttttgtctattttgaCAATTTAGTGACTTCAATATAATTTTATCATGAATCCATTTTGCTCAAAGGATTAACACTCTAGTAGCCTTTTGGCAGCCGTGAAAACCTTTAATAAACCCAAACAGTGAAAATTCAAAGAGGACATTTGGAAAGAAGTGCAGTAGAGGAGGAAGCCAACAGTGACAGCCTGCTGCATCGGATACACACGGGAGGAAATCATCTCTTCACaacatacaaatacaaaaaagcCCCGGTTTTATTAGAGGCAGAGGAATCTGTTGAAAACCTaaaaagaaacaagtgaaaAGTTTGTTCACTGGGCAACATGTGTGGGCGAGTGAAAGAATGATCTTTTGCCAGTTTCTTTCCAGAAATGTTGGGTTCGAattgttcttttcatttcaggtttttaatcTGCTGATTTGTGTTGCGGATTTTGACATCCATCTTATCGGCTTTATTCAGGAGAGCATCGATGGAGTCGTCCTGGGATTCGATCTCCGACTGGAGACCAAGTCCAAGGTTCTTCAGTCTTGCCAAGCCATCAGACATCTCGTCTATGGGTCAATCAGAAAGGGAGACATTAGGTTAAGTGTGAAAAGACAATTTACACGACAGTGGCAACATACTGGTACCTCTATAACTATATATTCTTCTATTCCTAACCATTTAAAGTGCAAATTTAGGGAGACTGAGGGAAAAATTGGCAAGTTATCAATTATAGTCACTGCCTCAGGTGATACTGTAGAGGTGTGTCAACCAGGACAGCCCCACAACATCCAGGAACCTCAGCAGCTCTGGATGGATCTCGTCCATTCCTTGTCGACTC contains these protein-coding regions:
- the LOC115398701 gene encoding somatomedin-B and thrombospondin type-1 domain-containing protein isoform X2, coding for MSVMGAHGWSSARLGFVVCGYLAFFCGQFVPQAEAGCRERESPNCCTGRNNECFEYTKRKTMCYCDTYCQKTRDCCEDYQRVCQISAIDCVVGSWGPWSPCTSPCGVGSTERSRQVSVPPRNGGAPCPDLKQRRGCFGNNAICSTAKEVAKILPDSFKRNFKDPWRRPHMLMKEEKASYCVYLRVKQASTACKLKLWSAHLVRERLVCAECQSAAMSKTDRCGGDGLETTRTFWAAASVPGCHGSWVRESSSERCRCPPYSVLFV
- the LOC115398701 gene encoding somatomedin-B and thrombospondin type-1 domain-containing protein isoform X1 — its product is MSVMGAHGWSSARLGFVVCGYLAFFCGQFVPQAEAGCRERESPNCCTGRNNECFEYTKRKTMCYCDTYCQKTRDCCEDYQRVCQISAAIDCVVGSWGPWSPCTSPCGVGSTERSRQVSVPPRNGGAPCPDLKQRRGCFGNNAICSTAKEVAKILPDSFKRNFKDPWRRPHMLMKEEKASYCVYLRVKQASTACKLKLWSAHLVRERLVCAECQSAAMSKTDRCGGDGLETTRTFWAAASVPGCHGSWVRESSSERCRCPPYSVLFV